From one uncultured Paludibacter sp. genomic stretch:
- a CDS encoding conserved exported hypothetical protein (Evidence 4 : Unknown function but conserved in other organisms): protein MKIKHIINIFILVSTIAIQSFAQSADQNYIKTVAPTIAVTDASNLTTSQSLQTIQYFDGLGRPVETIQKNITPLGKDLVTLTEYDGVGREQFQWLPKIMNGSGAFVDPTTFKNTVEPLYNGDANPFTEIVYEPSPLNRVKEQFGAGNAWKTGNKRVTTSYGANESEVKYFYADNNNQLVADGAYNAATLYKTTTKDEDGKQTVEYKDKLGRIVMQRTGNDADTYYVYNDLGQLAYVLPPLAADASASVDFADAVNKYGYIYKYDKRGNCDYKKLPGCEPIYMAYDKADRLIASQDGNQRTKNQWTITKYDILGRIIYTATLTRQNTLAQMEATLNPLLIIESYTGTTSFANTGYTCGYFINELTPLTVNYYDNYSFISVLASTIQTNLKYIVPTAYSKAYPESATDISSLNSKGLLTGTRTYFLDGSGNYTTAVNYYDDKARIVQTRSTNHLGGYDIVYNDLDFTGKPNKTLKEHNIAINGVQLSIVSELYTYEYDHAQRLLKTKYQINNKPEVILTDMTTNGYDELGRLKTKKRHNGTDTESFQYNIRNWTTKINSGTFEENLYYNTKPSNIDQATPCYNGNICYSTWTYNGGTRGYEYEYDELNRYTGGYAYNNNEILVDYQYSEWFNYNKMGNITHLLRHGDGGEFYDLDNLSFTYNGNQLIKVDDENSYNIYNVKEYQDKANQTNEMAYDANGNLIKDLDRDIYTIKYNLLNLPEVVQFKDGHQIINQYDASGKKLSSRYYTILMKSEVPVINTLQVGQVLNLQYNMDIIDETGTFYVDNFEYGFNGCDPGWYWVDKVYNAEGYVTRLDYGANYYYYFRKDHLGNNREVWLANTGATVQRTQYYPSGLPWAEGTGQDVQNKKYNGKEFVEAHGLDEYDSEARWYYPAIMRTTTLDPLAEKYYSISPYVWCGNNPVNRVDLNGMDWYEFENKDGIKSVIWQEGNAETIDINGQTYNDIGENYTRQINAYTSITYTQNEVTSMTYTGINEDNFVAQGTGTGCKIASDQMLANEGVNSRGERINVVNADANGVATAANANAARGIDAVDKALENGNPIEVGVDYKSKQVNNIPPNGDGMTDHFIVISSKTETLSNGQVTSKTYNFFDPRSRQYGTDATNILRVNNNKMTGYYRSGSSMNKPYTVTTIRKSR from the coding sequence ATGAAAATAAAGCATATAATAAACATATTTATTTTGGTAAGTACTATTGCCATACAAAGTTTCGCTCAATCAGCAGACCAAAACTATATAAAAACAGTAGCTCCTACTATAGCGGTTACAGATGCGAGTAATCTTACTACATCACAAAGTTTGCAAACCATTCAATACTTCGATGGTCTTGGTCGACCCGTAGAAACCATACAAAAGAATATTACTCCGTTAGGAAAAGATTTGGTTACTCTTACCGAGTATGATGGTGTAGGACGAGAGCAATTCCAATGGTTGCCAAAAATAATGAATGGAAGTGGCGCTTTTGTTGATCCCACAACCTTTAAAAACACAGTAGAACCATTATACAACGGTGATGCAAATCCATTTACCGAAATCGTTTACGAGCCCTCGCCGCTTAACCGTGTAAAAGAGCAATTCGGCGCGGGGAACGCTTGGAAAACAGGCAATAAGAGAGTAACCACCTCTTACGGCGCCAACGAAAGCGAGGTGAAATATTTTTACGCAGACAACAACAATCAACTTGTTGCAGATGGCGCTTACAATGCTGCCACGCTTTATAAAACCACTACCAAAGACGAAGACGGCAAACAAACCGTGGAATACAAAGACAAACTGGGACGCATAGTAATGCAACGCACCGGCAACGATGCCGATACCTATTACGTATATAACGATTTAGGTCAGTTAGCATACGTTCTTCCTCCATTGGCTGCAGATGCTTCTGCAAGCGTCGATTTTGCGGATGCTGTGAACAAATACGGCTATATATATAAATACGACAAACGGGGCAATTGCGATTATAAGAAACTACCCGGATGCGAACCAATTTATATGGCTTATGATAAAGCCGACAGGTTGATAGCCTCACAAGACGGGAATCAGCGGACAAAAAATCAGTGGACAATAACCAAGTATGATATATTGGGCAGGATAATTTATACAGCAACATTAACCCGTCAAAATACATTGGCACAAATGGAAGCTACGCTTAACCCACTATTGATAATCGAATCTTATACGGGCACAACATCTTTTGCCAATACAGGATATACTTGCGGGTATTTTATAAATGAATTAACCCCTTTGACTGTAAATTATTACGACAACTATAGTTTTATATCCGTTTTGGCATCCACCATTCAAACGAATTTGAAGTATATAGTGCCTACAGCCTATAGCAAAGCTTATCCTGAATCGGCTACAGATATTTCATCTCTTAATTCTAAAGGTCTTCTTACCGGTACCCGCACTTATTTTCTTGACGGCAGCGGCAATTATACCACTGCTGTAAATTATTACGACGACAAAGCCCGCATAGTACAAACTCGCTCAACTAATCATCTAGGTGGATACGATATAGTATATAACGACTTGGACTTTACAGGAAAACCCAATAAAACACTAAAAGAACATAATATTGCTATTAACGGAGTTCAGCTATCGATAGTTTCAGAACTTTATACGTATGAATACGACCACGCACAACGGCTTTTGAAAACCAAATACCAAATAAACAACAAACCCGAGGTTATACTAACAGATATGACAACCAACGGTTACGATGAACTTGGCAGATTAAAAACCAAAAAGCGGCACAACGGCACCGATACTGAAAGTTTTCAGTATAATATCCGTAACTGGACTACCAAAATAAATAGTGGGACATTTGAAGAAAACCTATATTATAATACTAAACCTTCCAATATAGATCAAGCAACGCCTTGTTATAACGGAAATATTTGCTATAGTACATGGACATATAATGGTGGTACAAGAGGTTATGAGTACGAATATGATGAATTGAATAGATATACAGGTGGCTATGCATACAATAACAATGAGATACTTGTAGATTATCAGTATTCCGAATGGTTTAATTATAACAAGATGGGAAATATAACTCACCTTTTAAGACACGGTGATGGTGGCGAATTTTACGACTTGGATAATTTGAGTTTTACTTATAACGGAAATCAATTAATTAAAGTTGATGACGAGAATTCTTATAATATCTACAATGTAAAAGAATATCAAGATAAAGCCAATCAGACAAACGAAATGGCGTACGATGCCAACGGAAATTTAATCAAGGATTTAGACCGTGATATATACACCATTAAATATAATTTGCTAAATTTGCCGGAGGTAGTTCAATTTAAAGACGGACATCAAATAATAAACCAATACGATGCTTCAGGAAAGAAACTAAGTAGTCGGTACTACACCATATTAATGAAGTCGGAAGTACCGGTTATTAATACATTGCAAGTAGGGCAAGTTCTGAATCTTCAATATAATATGGATATCATTGATGAAACCGGTACATTTTATGTAGATAATTTTGAATATGGATTTAACGGATGCGACCCCGGATGGTATTGGGTAGATAAAGTATATAATGCCGAAGGATATGTAACGAGATTAGATTATGGAGCCAATTATTATTATTATTTCCGTAAAGACCACCTTGGTAATAACCGCGAAGTATGGCTGGCAAATACAGGCGCAACAGTACAACGCACCCAGTATTACCCCAGCGGTTTACCTTGGGCGGAAGGCACTGGACAGGATGTACAAAACAAAAAATATAACGGTAAAGAGTTTGTAGAGGCGCACGGCTTGGATGAGTACGACAGCGAAGCACGCTGGTATTACCCAGCCATTATGCGTACCACCACACTTGACCCGTTGGCAGAAAAGTATTACAGTATTAGCCCTTATGTATGGTGTGGAAATAATCCGGTGAATAGGGTGGATTTGAATGGGATGGATTGGTACGAATTTGAAAATAAGGATGGTATTAAATCAGTAATCTGGCAAGAAGGTAATGCTGAGACTATTGATATTAACGGTCAGACATATAATGATATTGGTGAAAATTATACTAGGCAAATTAATGCATACACTTCGATAACTTACACCCAAAATGAAGTAACATCAATGACCTATACTGGAATTAATGAAGATAATTTTGTTGCTCAAGGGACAGGGACAGGTTGTAAAATAGCAAGCGACCAAATGCTCGCTAATGAAGGTGTAAATTCTCGAGGAGAAAGAATCAATGTAGTAAATGCTGACGCTAATGGGGTAGCAACCGCTGCAAATGCTAATGCTGCAAGAGGAATAGATGCCGTAGATAAAGCGCTTGAAAACGGAAATCCAATTGAAGTTGGAGTTGATTATAAATCAAAACAAGTCAATAATATTCCTCCAAATGGAGATGGTATGACCGATCACTTTATTGTTATTTCAAGCAAAACAGAAACTTTATCCAATGGTCAAGTTACCTCAAAAACATATAATTTCTTTGATCCACGTAGCCGCCAATACGGTACTGATGCAACAAACATTTTGCGAGTAAATAATAATAAAATGACTGGATATTATCGTAGTGGCTCATCAATGAATAAACCTTATACAGTAACAACAATTAGAAAAAGTAGATAA
- a CDS encoding conserved hypothetical protein (Evidence 4 : Unknown function but conserved in other organisms) gives MKKIYLIIICAVISTFTYTYAQRGFGHVEPTTSDFMKYGEIPTSLFTGKLSLDIPIYTISTNDFNIPVSLTYSSDGFKPAKRSGITGLDWFLNLGGSITREVYDRPDELLAGIENAGELSGFLYAVNQGNYNKDDVWNFNSNAIDANSSPSYYSLKPINNHYCEYDPDLFSFSFLGYSGQFMINNNGDAQCNIKGYKINIQGLNYQDKATRYIPEISTIIITTPDGYRYTFGGNLSALEFSINYKNGIQSDLSNVEGTIIPEPTILAWHLTEIKAPNGNTVKFYYEQDEDLYGNNSTYQLCTKPYWNVMSSSMQSESKIGEGVGLATKTVTIDRIETGDTKIIFDRSVETTFDNTSPQGWFFYGCGGDYNRAGYQIDNIRVKYKDEELYNYHFTYENVSKRRFLTAITKNNEFYYQFEYNHPLTGYPQPDDNSQIDLLWGYWVGTTATVDPENFDEITTIDGENDTLITILPPGWHGGTTINKAQYSLISKVTYPTKGYSKFYYEQNQSAKRVEYVFSESVDIYQNQLVSVKKQLINEEEVVGGFRIYKIENYDATELKKTEKKYVYRNDDDSGSGITYVFPPYHTLENGNIAVILGYNAMYNVGEPHIGYSEVKEYNSQNDSYIKHIFSDYSANPDENNAKFKLLSANEADINLWFNAKANSYSSATQKRGKLIGKTYYDTSLNQVKQERFDYSGVNYSLAQTPITMDDEPESDGSNYIVSFRYLSGGGVARKIYLENYPIEETIETVQGVTQNESYVYNNYDLLSEKKTADSNGNDIKTTYTYPFDYPSDVTLTKMTTNNLLNNVVEEKQYKNDVLLDTKKSTYSSPETSTGAYVNATYYSIGSNPLIQQKSFSNVNSELSPMVVTDIQSEINTVYLWGYNHQYIVAEIVNATYARVSSALGKSPEDFGVLDTDLALLSTLRSALPNAQVSTYTYKPLVGMTSKTDPRGVTTYYEYDSFNRLKCIKDKDGKVLQSFDYHYKQ, from the coding sequence ATGAAAAAGATATATTTAATAATAATTTGTGCCGTAATTTCAACATTTACTTACACATACGCACAAAGAGGATTTGGTCATGTGGAACCGACAACGTCTGATTTTATGAAATACGGTGAAATCCCGACATCTTTATTTACAGGAAAACTCAGTCTGGATATTCCCATATATACAATCAGTACGAATGATTTCAATATCCCGGTTAGTTTAACCTATAGCTCCGACGGATTTAAACCGGCAAAGCGTTCCGGTATCACAGGACTTGACTGGTTTTTAAATTTAGGAGGAAGTATCACACGAGAAGTTTATGACAGACCGGATGAATTACTTGCCGGGATTGAAAATGCCGGGGAATTAAGTGGATTTTTGTATGCTGTAAATCAGGGGAACTATAATAAAGATGATGTATGGAATTTTAATTCAAATGCAATTGACGCGAATAGCTCCCCTTCGTACTATTCGTTAAAACCTATTAACAATCATTATTGTGAATATGATCCTGATTTGTTTTCATTTAGTTTTTTAGGATATTCGGGACAGTTTATGATAAATAATAATGGCGATGCACAGTGTAATATAAAAGGTTATAAAATAAACATTCAAGGATTAAATTATCAAGATAAGGCAACACGATATATTCCAGAGATTTCCACAATTATTATTACGACTCCCGATGGTTATCGTTATACATTTGGCGGGAATCTCAGTGCACTGGAATTTTCGATCAATTATAAGAATGGAATTCAGTCTGATCTATCGAACGTTGAAGGTACAATTATACCCGAGCCAACCATTTTAGCATGGCACTTAACAGAAATAAAAGCACCTAATGGTAATACCGTTAAATTTTATTATGAACAAGATGAGGATTTGTATGGTAACAATAGCACCTATCAACTTTGCACTAAACCTTATTGGAATGTAATGAGCAGTTCTATGCAATCGGAATCTAAAATCGGTGAAGGCGTCGGGTTAGCTACCAAAACAGTGACAATTGACCGCATTGAAACCGGTGATACGAAAATTATTTTTGACAGATCCGTTGAAACAACATTTGATAATACGTCTCCCCAAGGATGGTTCTTTTATGGTTGCGGCGGGGATTATAACCGCGCAGGATATCAAATAGATAACATCCGTGTAAAATATAAAGATGAGGAATTATATAATTATCATTTTACTTATGAAAATGTGAGTAAAAGACGTTTTTTAACCGCTATTACAAAGAACAATGAATTTTATTATCAATTTGAATATAATCATCCTTTAACCGGATATCCACAGCCGGATGATAATAGTCAAATAGATTTATTATGGGGATACTGGGTTGGTACTACTGCCACTGTCGATCCGGAAAATTTTGATGAAATTACTACGATAGATGGCGAGAATGACACCCTTATCACTATATTACCGCCGGGATGGCATGGAGGGACAACCATTAATAAAGCCCAATATAGTCTGATATCAAAAGTTACCTATCCAACTAAAGGTTACAGTAAGTTTTATTATGAACAAAATCAAAGTGCTAAACGGGTCGAGTACGTATTTAGTGAAAGTGTAGATATATATCAAAATCAGTTAGTATCTGTAAAGAAACAATTAATAAACGAGGAAGAGGTTGTCGGCGGATTTCGTATTTATAAAATAGAAAATTATGATGCAACAGAATTGAAAAAAACAGAAAAGAAATATGTTTACAGAAATGATGATGATAGCGGGAGCGGTATTACATATGTATTTCCTCCTTATCACACTTTAGAAAATGGTAATATAGCAGTCATTCTGGGATATAATGCCATGTATAATGTCGGGGAACCACATATCGGTTATTCAGAAGTGAAAGAGTACAATTCACAAAATGACTCATACATAAAACATATATTTTCAGATTATAGCGCTAATCCGGATGAGAATAATGCAAAATTTAAATTATTGTCTGCTAATGAAGCAGATATTAATCTGTGGTTTAATGCTAAAGCAAATAGTTACTCCAGTGCAACACAAAAAAGAGGAAAATTAATCGGGAAAACTTATTATGACACTTCATTAAATCAGGTGAAACAAGAAAGGTTCGATTACTCGGGAGTAAATTATTCACTGGCACAAACGCCTATAACAATGGATGACGAACCTGAGAGTGATGGGAGTAACTATATTGTTAGTTTTAGATATCTAAGTGGTGGCGGAGTTGCCAGAAAGATTTATTTGGAAAATTATCCGATAGAGGAAACTATTGAGACGGTTCAAGGAGTGACACAAAATGAATCTTATGTCTATAATAATTATGATTTGCTAAGCGAAAAGAAAACCGCAGATAGCAACGGTAATGATATAAAAACAACTTATACCTATCCGTTTGATTATCCTTCCGACGTCACTCTAACTAAAATGACAACGAATAATTTGTTGAATAACGTCGTAGAAGAAAAGCAGTATAAGAATGATGTTCTTTTGGACACCAAGAAAAGCACATATTCAAGTCCCGAAACAAGTACTGGAGCATATGTGAATGCCACTTACTACAGTATCGGCAGTAATCCGCTTATACAACAAAAATCATTTTCAAATGTAAATTCAGAGTTGAGTCCCATGGTAGTAACCGATATACAATCAGAAATAAATACCGTTTATCTGTGGGGATATAACCACCAATATATTGTAGCCGAGATTGTAAATGCAACATACGCTCGGGTTTCAAGTGCATTAGGAAAAAGCCCGGAAGATTTTGGTGTTTTGGATACCGATTTAGCTCTTTTATCAACTTTGCGTAGCGCTTTGCCAAATGCCCAGGTTTCAACTTACACCTATAAACCTCTTGTAGGAATGACCTCCAAAACCGATCCTCGAGGCGTAACTACCTATTACGAGTACGATAGTTTTAACCGGTTAAAATGTATCAAAGACAAAGACGGTAAAGTCCTTCAAAGTTTTGATTATCATTATAAACAATAA
- a CDS encoding conserved hypothetical protein (Evidence 4 : Unknown function but conserved in other organisms) produces MRKILPFLFFGIFIINGFSQSPLRLEPKKYGYRAGDSIYKYQVEYKDPGSKGRQLQWDFSNVKVLNDNYLIKYFYPDKKDTFHICGMEHRTRYYYLQKKDSLWSTGFENYTTLINYTTPELKLKFPFNYGDTLYSAFEGEGIYCNMLKLKVKGWTRVEADAEGELTLPGNKKVKHALRTHTTRYYTETGKDSTEMSYETYTWYGKNLRYPIFESIKTTLHRLSPGRGDGGEVGVKQGSQVSDTIVFHTSFYYTPEELNIQPDLLANDSTDIYGNPIPEAERVFTEARMLPNPVINNLNIDFKLTRRAVIWFSVHNNIGIPMRQTHPQSLDEGYHQTQIPMGGLVTGTYTVYVHVDDRMIQRVVVKK; encoded by the coding sequence ATGAGAAAAATTTTGCCTTTTCTCTTTTTCGGTATTTTTATTATTAACGGATTCAGCCAATCGCCCTTACGACTGGAACCGAAAAAATACGGTTATCGCGCCGGCGACAGCATTTACAAATATCAGGTAGAGTATAAAGACCCCGGCAGTAAAGGTCGACAACTGCAGTGGGACTTTTCCAATGTAAAAGTGCTTAATGACAATTATCTTATCAAGTATTTTTATCCTGACAAGAAAGACACTTTCCATATTTGCGGAATGGAACACCGCACCCGCTATTACTATCTCCAGAAAAAAGATTCGTTATGGTCAACAGGTTTTGAGAACTACACTACGCTGATAAATTACACCACTCCCGAATTAAAACTTAAATTCCCTTTTAATTACGGCGATACATTGTACAGCGCCTTCGAAGGAGAAGGCATTTACTGCAATATGCTTAAATTAAAAGTAAAAGGATGGACACGGGTAGAAGCCGATGCGGAAGGAGAACTTACGCTTCCAGGGAATAAAAAAGTCAAGCACGCTTTGCGTACGCATACTACCCGTTACTATACCGAAACGGGCAAAGACAGTACGGAAATGTCTTATGAAACCTACACGTGGTATGGNAAAAACCTGCGTTATCCCATTTTTGAAAGCATTAAAACCACATTACACCGCCTTTCTCCCGGGAGAGGAGACGGGGGTGAGGTTGGAGTTAAACAAGGGTCTCAGGTTTCAGACACCATTGTATTCCACACCTCGTTCTATTATACTCCTGAAGAATTAAATATCCAGCCCGATTTATTGGCAAACGACAGTACGGATATATACGGAAACCCGATACCCGAAGCCGAACGCGTATTTACGGAAGCACGTATGCTGCCTAATCCGGTAATCAATAACCTGAATATTGATTTTAAACTTACCCGCAGGGCGGTAATTTGGTTCTCGGTACATAATAATATAGGTATTCCTATGCGCCAAACCCACCCGCAATCTTTAGACGAAGGATACCACCAAACCCAAATTCCGATGGGCGGATTGGTAACGGGTACTTACACCGTTTACGTTCATGTGGACGACAGGATGATACAAAGAGTGGTGGTGAAGAAATAG
- a CDS encoding hypothetical protein (Evidence 5 : Unknown function) produces MNLYKKTFLYVVKHIYVNYFYLSQQIIVRFWQWQLLSEIFSHSSCHFDIILHLALYL; encoded by the coding sequence TTGAATTTATATAAGAAAACATTTCTTTATGTTGTAAAACATATTTATGTTAATTATTTTTATTTATCTCAGCAAATTATTGTCAGATTTTGGCAATGGCAGTTGTTATCGGAAATATTTTCACACTCCTCCTGTCATTTTGACATAATTTTACATTTGGCATTGTATTTGTAA
- a CDS encoding hypothetical protein (Evidence 5 : Unknown function), whose translation MEFLISDNNVLDYCLSIETEQAGMINERKNAMQELLGAIAMPIYLSDITEISVKKVSSDFILTLDVKKQLRLLSKYLSKVALKYQHLQDSIFHSIILLFGMCSSRPAYIYAAIFGSSSTRIFS comes from the coding sequence ATGGAATTTTTAATATCAGATAATAACGTTTTAGATTATTGTTTATCTATTGAGACGGAACAAGCCGGTATGATAAATGAGAGAAAAAATGCAATGCAAGAACTTCTTGGCGCCATTGCTATGCCTATCTACTTGAGTGACATAACGGAAATATCTGTTAAAAAAGTTTCTTCAGACTTTATCCTTACTCTGGATGTTAAAAAACAGTTGAGATTACTCAGCAAATATTTAAGCAAAGTCGCGCTTAAATATCAACATCTGCAAGATTCCATATTTCATTCCATTATTCTTCTTTTCGGGATGTGTTCGAGCCGTCCCGCTTATATTTACGCCGCTATCTTCGGCAGCTCTTCCACCCGTATATTTTCATAA
- a CDS encoding hypothetical protein (Evidence 5 : Unknown function) — translation MKLKTNISKVSTQSLGTLALRVIETVNASGIEEAKTSKNFLKLTELNDAYQQAIDPVNIKSMSNQIDNKFTERNQLFTELFTYVKGLTVADEADVKTAAQKIYDEISKFGLNFSKLRKSDKTLRYIRIIESLKQSEFADALQKTKLTDKLNALDIVQRAYEDLYMGRGNRVAGKVAATSIRYDMETVLKKYLDEVALVTENKETEDWKTLYTNLKKRVEEVSASVRNRQVLPKPPVNNTETSTAS, via the coding sequence ATGAAATTAAAAACAAACATATCCAAGGTATCTACACAATCGTTGGGAACCTTGGCGCTTCGCGTAATAGAGACTGTAAATGCTTCCGGTATTGAAGAAGCAAAAACGAGTAAAAACTTCCTGAAATTGACGGAATTAAACGATGCTTATCAGCAGGCAATTGATCCTGTAAATATAAAGTCAATGTCCAATCAAATTGACAATAAATTTACGGAACGTAACCAGCTTTTTACCGAGCTATTTACGTATGTAAAAGGACTAACTGTTGCCGACGAAGCGGATGTAAAAACCGCCGCGCAAAAAATTTATGATGAGATATCTAAATTCGGATTAAATTTTAGCAAATTAAGGAAGTCGGATAAAACGCTTCGTTACATCCGTATCATCGAATCGCTGAAACAGTCCGAATTTGCCGATGCTTTGCAAAAAACAAAGTTGACGGACAAATTAAATGCGTTGGATATTGTTCAACGCGCTTACGAAGATTTATATATGGGACGCGGTAACCGCGTTGCGGGTAAAGTTGCGGCTACTTCCATTCGTTATGATATGGAAACCGTATTGAAGAAGTATCTGGACGAAGTAGCTTTAGTTACCGAAAACAAAGAAACGGAGGATTGGAAGACGCTCTACACCAATCTGAAGAAACGTGTTGAAGAGGTAAGCGCTTCCGTACGCAACAGGCAGGTTCTTCCAAAGCCTCCGGTAAACAATACGGAAACAAGTACGGCATCTTAA
- a CDS encoding hypothetical protein (Evidence 5 : Unknown function), translating to MKTIYRIIIFTIVFFISTNCSFYNKSISGYYNSSMCILIDYIYIKDDSTYSIKSQGLINEGVWEIRGDTIILMDNWKKSNLKKKNELLLNKNDISIFGEKYVNLQNEMFIEVNQPIRFIIRKNKFIGVDTAKYNYNKDCIFKKVSK from the coding sequence ATGAAAACAATTTATCGAATAATAATTTTTACAATAGTTTTTTTCATATCTACAAATTGTAGCTTTTATAACAAATCAATCTCTGGATATTATAATAGCTCTATGTGTATTCTTATTGATTATATTTATATTAAAGATGACTCTACATACTCAATTAAATCACAAGGATTAATAAATGAAGGTGTATGGGAAATAAGAGGAGATACTATCATTTTAATGGATAATTGGAAGAAAAGTAATTTAAAGAAAAAAAATGAATTATTGTTAAATAAAAATGACATATCAATCTTTGGAGAAAAATATGTAAATCTACAAAATGAAATGTTTATAGAGGTTAATCAACCCATAAGATTTATTATAAGGAAAAATAAGTTTATAGGAGTTGATACAGCAAAATATAATTATAATAAAGATTGTATTTTTAAAAAAGTAAGTAAATAA
- a CDS encoding conserved hypothetical protein (Evidence 4 : Unknown function but conserved in other organisms) — protein MRTTTLDPLAEKYYSISPYAWCGNNPVNAVDPNGMEFTDEAWKYVKKLMAEVQRQQDANNKKIGDKQAMLDKGGLSAKQVKSLEKQINNLKNSNSDLEQVRGETATLAASSQMYDMEVDNSLSVSDQLGNKTLTGKTEWQNGTVLMSIPNSYNLSFIAHELKHGYQFETGNFSFGSAGLPFYDKYDELEAYQRGAMFGGERYNDIYSLPPIYKGLQDGPSNAQNILNATSFLKYQSPFYQNEVTMFAHRVYALQRLSTQHNAIFRIEGHTYKP, from the coding sequence ATGCGCACCACCACGCTTGATCCATTGGCAGAAAAGTATTACAGCATTAGCCCGTATGCGTGGTGTGGGAATAATCCGGTGAATGCGGTAGATCCAAATGGAATGGAATTTACAGACGAAGCTTGGAAATATGTAAAAAAACTTATGGCAGAAGTGCAGAGACAACAAGATGCAAATAATAAAAAAATAGGAGATAAGCAGGCGATGTTAGATAAAGGAGGATTATCTGCAAAGCAAGTAAAATCGCTTGAAAAACAAATAAATAATTTAAAAAATTCCAACTCAGATTTAGAGCAAGTTAGAGGAGAAACAGCAACTTTGGCGGCTTCAAGTCAGATGTATGATATGGAAGTTGATAATTCATTATCTGTCTCTGACCAACTCGGAAATAAAACATTAACAGGGAAAACAGAATGGCAAAATGGAACGGTGTTAATGTCAATACCGAATAGTTACAACCTTAGTTTTATTGCACATGAATTGAAACACGGATACCAATTTGAAACAGGCAATTTTAGTTTTGGCTCTGCAGGCTTACCATTCTATGATAAATATGATGAACTGGAAGCGTATCAGCGGGGAGCTATGTTTGGGGGAGAAAGATATAATGATATATATTCTTTACCACCAATCTATAAAGGTTTGCAAGATGGTCCTTCAAATGCACAAAATATACTTAATGCAACATCTTTTTTAAAGTATCAAAGTCCTTTTTATCAAAATGAAGTAACTATGTTTGCACATAGAGTTTACGCATTACAAAGATTGTCTACACAACATAACGCTATTTTTAGAATTGAAGGTCATACCTATAAACCGTAA
- a CDS encoding hypothetical protein (Evidence 5 : Unknown function) translates to MKKTIIIFIVLLSSCSSRYYDIDYKGEKNYKSFYIVDTITISNPIKVFSKKYGGPFVFSKNKLKDYNQKWSFFMEPDVFICGFDLYYVLDYQSFKKYKYPDYGGCDEKESDIKVRDLEIYEYPKNTKFILGLINGNYYHIKHRSERYFRIPIKNLKSIYIKIVYPLCE, encoded by the coding sequence ATGAAAAAAACAATTATTATATTTATTGTGCTTTTATCATCGTGCAGTAGCAGATATTATGATATAGATTATAAAGGTGAAAAGAATTACAAGTCATTTTATATTGTTGATACCATAACTATAAGTAATCCCATAAAGGTTTTTTCAAAAAAATACGGTGGTCCGTTTGTTTTCTCAAAAAACAAATTAAAAGATTACAATCAGAAATGGAGTTTTTTTATGGAACCTGATGTATTTATTTGTGGATTCGATTTGTATTATGTTTTAGATTATCAAAGTTTTAAAAAATATAAGTATCCTGATTATGGAGGCTGTGACGAGAAAGAATCTGATATAAAAGTTAGAGATTTAGAAATTTATGAATATCCTAAAAATACCAAATTTATTTTGGGTTTAATTAATGGAAATTATTATCACATCAAACATCGCTCAGAACGATATTTTAGGATTCCTATAAAAAATCTGAAATCAATTTATATTAAAATAGTTTATCCATTATGTGAATAA